DNA sequence from the Thiobacillus sp. SCUT-2 genome:
TTTATCGTGAGACCGTGGTGCCGAAGCTGATCGAGCAGTTCGGCTACAAGTCCATCATGGAAGTGCCGCGCATCCAGAAGATCACGCTCAACATGGGCGTGGGCGAGGCGGTTGCGGACAAGAAGGTGATGGAATTTGCCGTGGGCGACATGCAGAAGATCGCCGGCCAGAAGCCGGTTGTCACCAAGTCGAAGAAGTCGATCGCCGGCTTCAAGATTCGTGAAAACTATCCCGTCGGCTGCATGGTCACGCTGCGCCGCGCCAGGATGTACGAGTTCCTCGATCGCCTGGTGACGGTCGCGATGCCGCGTATCCGCGACTTCCGCGGGGTGTCGGGCAAGTCTTTCGACGGTCGTGGCAACTACAACATGGGCGTCAAGGAACAGATCATCTTTCCCGAGATCGAGTACGACAAGATTGATGCGCTGCGTGGGATGAACATCACCATCACCACCACCGCGAAAACTGACGATGAAGCGCGTGCACTGCTGGCCGCCTTCAGTTTCCCGTTCAAGAATTGAGGTAGGCATGGCCAAGTTATCCTTGATCAACCGTGAAGAAAA
Encoded proteins:
- the rplE gene encoding 50S ribosomal protein L5; this translates as MARLQEFYRETVVPKLIEQFGYKSIMEVPRIQKITLNMGVGEAVADKKVMEFAVGDMQKIAGQKPVVTKSKKSIAGFKIRENYPVGCMVTLRRARMYEFLDRLVTVAMPRIRDFRGVSGKSFDGRGNYNMGVKEQIIFPEIEYDKIDALRGMNITITTTAKTDDEARALLAAFSFPFKN